Proteins encoded together in one Magnetospirillum sp. 15-1 window:
- a CDS encoding AMP-binding protein encodes MFVAEADQKKSSQCDTEGAAVSAPMMGLESVSLAGRLAQGDTTLPQLLRYRAQTLGDALALREKDRGIWRRYSWNHYYATVRRVALGLRALGVGAGDRVAIASEDTPEWFYADLGAESLGAVVVGIYPTNPWPELQYIVRHSGARVVFAGDQEQTDKVLDALANEGGLSDVEHVICVDMKGMRHYTHEKVMSYETLLALGDSYLRDHPSAEADLDASIEIGAPDDCCFLVYTSGTTGPPKGSMISHRNIIYSAYAYSNGCEMEGVPYEAVCYLPLCHMAERCYSMVMQLVMGGRVNFAESIDTVAINVREIAPTFFIGVPRIYEKLHQGFLFKLQESGTFQRRAFDLFMKLGRPLSDRRQLPSYSPGLWDRFLSFILYWGMFRNIHRYMGLDRSRHRLCAGAAVSPELMRFFDIIGLPVSQGYGLTESGGVVFLQRSGKRRVGAAGVALQGVEWRLADDGEIQIRCPGIFKGYFRDERATVETITSDGWLLSGDIVEVLDDGEISIVDRKKAIIITSGGKNIAPSELENAIKDSPFIAEAIVVGEARKFLGALIQIDVDTVGRWAQERSLAYTTYKSLTVLPEVKALVQGVVDEVNSRFARVENIRKFVILEKELDHDDGELTATQKVRRSIINKKFAKELVEIYGE; translated from the coding sequence ATGTTTGTTGCTGAGGCTGATCAGAAGAAATCCAGTCAGTGCGATACCGAGGGCGCTGCCGTCTCGGCCCCGATGATGGGGCTCGAATCCGTGTCTCTCGCCGGCCGTCTGGCTCAAGGCGATACGACGCTGCCGCAACTGCTCCGCTACCGGGCTCAGACCCTTGGCGATGCGCTGGCGTTGCGCGAAAAGGATCGGGGAATCTGGCGTCGTTACAGTTGGAATCATTACTACGCCACTGTGCGTCGTGTCGCCCTGGGGTTGCGGGCGCTCGGGGTCGGGGCCGGTGACCGGGTAGCGATCGCCAGTGAGGATACGCCGGAATGGTTCTATGCCGATCTTGGGGCGGAATCCCTTGGGGCCGTGGTGGTCGGCATCTACCCAACCAATCCCTGGCCGGAACTGCAATACATTGTCCGGCACAGCGGGGCGCGGGTGGTGTTCGCCGGGGACCAGGAGCAGACGGATAAAGTCCTTGATGCCCTGGCGAACGAAGGAGGTTTGTCCGACGTCGAGCATGTCATCTGCGTCGATATGAAGGGCATGCGCCACTACACCCATGAAAAGGTGATGTCCTACGAGACCCTGCTCGCTCTCGGCGATAGCTATCTGAGGGATCATCCTTCGGCCGAAGCCGACCTCGACGCCTCCATCGAGATCGGGGCGCCGGACGATTGCTGCTTTCTCGTCTACACATCGGGTACCACCGGCCCGCCCAAGGGCTCGATGATCTCGCACCGCAACATCATCTATTCGGCCTACGCTTATTCGAATGGATGTGAGATGGAGGGCGTGCCTTACGAAGCCGTCTGCTATCTTCCGCTGTGTCACATGGCCGAGCGCTGCTACTCCATGGTGATGCAACTGGTCATGGGCGGGCGAGTCAATTTCGCTGAATCCATCGATACGGTTGCCATCAATGTTCGGGAGATCGCTCCGACCTTTTTCATCGGCGTCCCCCGTATCTACGAGAAGCTGCATCAGGGCTTTCTATTCAAGCTCCAGGAAAGCGGGACGTTCCAGAGAAGGGCGTTCGACCTCTTCATGAAGCTGGGGCGTCCGTTGTCCGACCGGCGGCAATTGCCGTCCTATTCCCCGGGGCTGTGGGACCGCTTTCTATCCTTCATCCTCTATTGGGGGATGTTCCGCAACATCCACCGCTACATGGGCCTGGACCGGTCGAGGCACCGCCTATGTGCTGGTGCGGCGGTGTCGCCCGAGCTGATGCGTTTCTTCGACATCATCGGATTGCCGGTGAGTCAGGGATATGGCCTGACCGAGTCCGGCGGTGTTGTTTTCCTGCAACGATCAGGTAAGCGGCGAGTCGGTGCCGCTGGGGTTGCGCTGCAGGGAGTAGAGTGGCGGCTGGCCGATGACGGCGAGATTCAAATTCGCTGCCCGGGTATCTTCAAGGGCTATTTCCGTGACGAGAGGGCGACGGTCGAGACCATTACTTCGGACGGCTGGTTGTTGTCAGGCGATATCGTCGAGGTACTGGATGATGGGGAAATCTCCATCGTTGACCGCAAGAAGGCGATCATCATCACCAGCGGCGGCAAGAACATAGCCCCGTCCGAACTCGAGAACGCCATCAAGGACAGTCCCTTCATCGCCGAGGCGATCGTGGTCGGTGAGGCACGGAAATTCCTTGGTGCTCTTATCCAGATCGATGTCGATACCGTGGGGCGGTGGGCGCAGGAGCGTTCCCTCGCCTACACCACCTACAAGTCTCTGACCGTGCTGCCGGAGGTAAAAGCCCTGGTGCAAGGGGTCGTGGACGAGGTCAATAGCCGATTCGCTCGCGTCGAGAATATTCGGAAGTTCGTGATCCTGGAAAAGGAACTCGACCATGATGATGGCGAGCTAACGGCTACGCAGAAGGTCAGGAGAAGTATTATTA
- a CDS encoding ABC transporter ATP-binding protein — MSPLLVTDQVSKAFRGLIAVSEVGLSVGRGEICSVIGPNGAGKTTLFNLISGVLKPTAGRIVFDGEDMTQVPAWKFVNNGIGRTFQNLALFKHGTVVENLLVGLHAQLRSGVFACATFFGGARREELAARETVEEIIEFLEIEDIRDKVVGALSYGQQKRVELGRALASKPKLLLLDEMVSGMNQEETEDIARFVMDIRDEYGTSVLMIEHNMRIVMDISDRIHVLNFGKKIAEGTPEEIGRSPVVAEAYFGSKGSDLTAQSGEAPADVCC, encoded by the coding sequence ATGAGCCCGCTTCTGGTTACCGACCAGGTGAGCAAAGCCTTTCGTGGCCTGATCGCCGTTTCCGAGGTCGGCCTATCCGTCGGACGCGGCGAGATTTGCAGCGTCATCGGGCCGAACGGCGCGGGCAAGACCACCCTATTCAATCTGATCAGCGGCGTCCTGAAGCCGACGGCCGGGCGGATTGTCTTCGATGGCGAGGACATGACCCAGGTGCCTGCCTGGAAATTTGTCAACAACGGTATTGGCCGGACATTTCAGAATCTCGCGCTGTTCAAGCACGGGACGGTGGTCGAGAACCTGCTGGTCGGCCTGCATGCCCAGCTCCGCTCGGGGGTGTTCGCCTGCGCGACCTTCTTCGGAGGAGCTCGCCGTGAGGAACTCGCCGCCCGCGAGACCGTCGAGGAAATTATCGAATTTCTCGAGATCGAGGATATCCGCGACAAGGTGGTCGGCGCTCTGTCCTACGGACAGCAAAAGAGGGTCGAGCTAGGGCGAGCCCTGGCGTCGAAGCCGAAACTGTTGCTCCTTGATGAAATGGTCTCAGGAATGAATCAGGAAGAAACTGAGGATATCGCCAGATTCGTCATGGATATTCGCGACGAATACGGAACATCCGTACTGATGATCGAGCATAACATGCGAATCGTGATGGATATCTCCGATCGCATTCATGTTCTGAATTTCGGAAAGAAGATCGCCGAGGGAACTCCGGAGGAGATTGGGCGCAGCCCCGTGGTGGCCGAGGCCTATTTTGGGTCCAAGGGCAGCGACCTTACGGCGCAGAGTGGGGAGGCACCTGCCGATGTTTGTTGCTGA
- a CDS encoding ABC transporter ATP-binding protein produces the protein MSTDVIEIKNLQVIYGGAIEAVRDVSIRVEPGKIVALLGSNGAGKSTLLKALSGVLDDEDGEIEAGSITHDGIDLTALRPDQIVRRGIVQVPEGRRLFASLTVDENLDMGGYTADRRVIEERRAVVFDLFPRLAERRRQISGYLSGGEQQMVAIGRALMGSPRVLVLDEPSLGLAPIVIEHIYEVIRRLNGDLGLTVLLVEQNAQRALAIADYGYIIERGRIVLDGEARTLEGNADVREFYLGLSGAQRKSLREIKHYKRRKRWLS, from the coding sequence ATGTCCACAGATGTCATAGAGATAAAAAACCTTCAGGTGATCTATGGCGGCGCCATCGAGGCGGTTCGCGATGTTTCCATCCGTGTCGAGCCCGGCAAGATTGTCGCGCTGCTGGGATCGAACGGTGCGGGAAAATCGACCCTGCTGAAGGCGTTGTCGGGCGTGCTGGACGATGAGGACGGCGAGATCGAGGCCGGTTCCATCACCCATGACGGCATCGACCTGACGGCCTTGCGCCCAGACCAAATCGTTCGACGAGGAATTGTCCAGGTGCCGGAAGGCCGCCGCCTGTTCGCGTCCCTGACCGTTGACGAGAACCTGGACATGGGCGGCTATACCGCCGATCGGCGCGTGATCGAGGAGCGTCGGGCGGTGGTGTTCGATCTCTTCCCCCGCTTGGCCGAGCGTCGGCGGCAGATCTCGGGCTACCTTTCCGGTGGTGAGCAGCAGATGGTGGCGATCGGGCGGGCGCTCATGGGGTCTCCCCGTGTACTGGTCCTCGATGAGCCGTCGTTGGGTCTCGCTCCTATCGTTATCGAACACATCTACGAGGTCATTCGGCGGCTGAACGGCGATCTCGGCTTGACCGTGTTGCTGGTGGAGCAGAACGCCCAGCGCGCTCTCGCCATCGCAGATTATGGATACATCATCGAACGGGGGCGGATCGTGCTGGATGGTGAGGCGAGAACGCTTGAGGGCAACGCCGACGTAAGGGAGTTCTACCTTGGCCTTTCCGGTGCCCAGCGCAAGAGTCTGCGTGAAATCAAGCACTACAAGCGTCGCAAGCGGTGGCTGTCATGA